From the Jeongeupia sp. HS-3 genome, the window GCCGGCCTTGATGTCGTAGGGATTGACCACGCCGGTAAAGCGCCAGGCGTTCTGATAGCCGTTGACCGCGATCTGCTTCTCGCCGCCGACGATCAGGTTGCCATTGGGCAGCACCTCGATCACCGTCACCGCCAGCGTGCCGCGCAGGGTATTGCTGTTGTTGGTCGCGCCCTTGCCGGCGAAGCTGTTGCCGGTGGACATGCTGACATTGGCGTCAAAAAACTTGCTCAAGGCGCCCGGGAAGTACGGCAGATCGCCCGAGCCGCCGACCTTGGCGCTGCCGTCGCGGTTGGCGCTGCTGGTCGAGGAATTGCTGGCGCTGAGATTTTCCTCGATCTGCACCGTGAGAATGTCGCCGACGTAGCGGCCGACACGCTCCTCGAACAGCATCCTCGACGACGTGGTCTGGAAGATCGCGCCAGGATTTTGCTGCGTCGCCACCGGCGGCAACGGTCTTGCCGTCGTCGGCGCCGACACCACCTGCGGATGCACGGCACAGGCCGACAACAAAGCCGCCGCGATAACACTCAACACACGCGCCAAATACATCACCATCATTTCCTTACAGATTCGAGAGTCGCGCCAGCATTTCGTCCGACGTCTTCACCGCGCGCGAATTGATCTCGTAGGCGCGCTGTGCTTCGATCAGGTTCACCAGCTCTTCGGTGACGTTGACGTTCGAGGTTTCGACATAACCCTGATTGATCGCGCCCAGACCATTGCTGCCCGGCTGGCCGATATTGGCCGTACCGGACGATGCGGTTTCGAGCATCAGGTTATCGCCGATCGACTGCAAGCCCCCCTGATTGATGAAGCTGGCGATCTGGATCGTCCCGAGCTGAATCGGCGCCGAGGTCTCGTTGTTGACCACCGCCGTCACCGTGCCGTCCTTGCCGATGGTCAGGCTGGTCGTCCCTTGCGGCACTTGCAGCGCTGGCTGCATCTGGTAGCCGCTGGCGGTGACGACATTGCCCTGGTTATCGACCTGAAACGAGCCGTCGCGGGTGTAGGCGGTGTTGCCATCCGGCAGCGAAATCTGAAAGAACCCCTGGCCATTGATCGCCATGTCCAGATTGCCATCGGTGAGCTGCAGATTGCCCTGGGTGAAGATGCGCGAGGTGCCGACCGGCTTCACACCGGTACCGAGCTGCAGCCCGGTCGGCAGTTGCGTCTGCTGGCTGGTCGAGGCGCCGGGCTGGCGCAGGTTCACGTACAGCAGGTCTTCGAACACCGCGCGCTGGCGTTTGAAACCGTTGGTGTTGACGTTCGCCAAGTTGTTGGAGATGACGTCGACGTTCATCTGCATGGCGTCCATGCCGGTCTTGGCAGTCCAGAGCGAGCGAATCATGGCGGTTCCGTATTCTTGTGCTTATGGGTAATCAGGCGTTGAACGCCATCACCTGCGCGGCGGCGCGGGCATTTTCATTGGCTTTTTGCAGCAATTGCACCTGAATGTCGTACTGGCGCTGCGCCGAAATCATGCTGACCAGCTCGGAGACCGGATTGACGTTGCTGCCTTCGAGCATGCCACCGGCGAGCTTGACCTCGGCCGCAGCCTGCGCGGTTTCACCCGAGCGCTGCCGGAACAGGCCATCGCTGCCGCGCTCCAGCCCGGCGACATCCGGGTTCACCAGCTTGAGCCGACCCAAGTCGTTGTTCTGGGTCGCATCGTCGAGCGACACACCGCTGACGGTGCCGTCCGGGCCGATGGTGATCCGGGTGTTTTCGGGAATCGTGATCGGGCCGTTCTCGCCGAGCACGATCGCGCCGCTGCGGGTTTTCAGCAGGCCGGCCGCGTCGATCTCGAAGCTGCCGTTACGGGTATAGGCCTCGCCGGTGCCGGTTTGCACTGCGAACCAGCCAGTACCGTCAATCGCCGCATCCAGCTCGCGCCCGGTCTGCATCATCGGCGCCGGCGTGAAATCGGCGCCGGTGGTTTGCTCGGTCACGAAAGCGCGGGTCGGCAAGGCAGCGCCACCGATAACCGGCAGGGCGCGAAACGCGGCCAATTCGGCACGGAAACCCGGCGTTTGCGTATTGGCCAGATTGTTGGAGATGGTGCTCTGCCGCAGCATCGTGTGCTTGGCGCCAGACATCGCGGTGTAAATCAGCCGATCCATGTTCTTTTCCCGTAAAACCCGTAACCTGCACCGCTCGAACAACGCTCGAACGGCGCGGCTTTATCAACCCAAGTTAACCAGGGTTTGCAGGATGGTGTCCTGCGCTGAAATGGTCTTGGCATTGGCCTGATAATTGCGCTGCGCGGTAATCAGGTTGACCAGCTCGCCGGTCAGATCGATGTTGGAGTCTTCCAGCGCCGACGATTGCAGCGAACCGAGGTTGCTGGTGCCCGGATCACCGACGTTCGGCGCGCCGGAGGCGAAAGTCTCGGCCCAGCGGTTGTCGCCGATCGGCTGCAGGCCTTGCGCGTTGGCAAAGTTGGCCAGCACCACCTGACCGATCACCTTGGTCTGGCTGTTCGAGTACGAACCGACGATCACGCCGGTCTTGTCGACGCTGATCCCGGTCAGCGTGCCGTCGGCGTAGCCGTCCTGCGTATAGGTCGCGCCGAACGCGCTGCCGAACTGCGTGCTCTTGGCGAAGGTCACCGGAAAGGTGAACGGGCTGGTTGCGCCGTTCGGTGCCGCCAGCGCGGTGGTATAGGTGAACGACGCGGCATTGGTGGTCGGGTTCGAGGTGGTATCGAGCTTGCCGTTACCGTCGAAGTACAGGTAAGCCTGCGTCCCCGCCGTGCCGGTCGCCGGCACCGGATTGGCGCCGTCGAACGAGGTTTGCACTTCCCACTGGTTGGTCGCCGTTTTGGTGAAGTAATACGTCAACGAATGACGCACACCCTGGGCGTCGTAAACGCTGGAAGTGGTCGCATCGGAATAGGTGGTCGGATCCTGTACGTTCAACGGGCCGGTACCGGCCGGCGGCGCGGCGCGGTCGATGATGGCCTTGGAACCGTCCAGATTGGTGATCATCGCCAGACCGGCGTTGGCCAGACCGGAAGCGCCGGTTGCGCTGGCGCCGACGTTGCCGACGGTCAGTTGCAACGGTTGCGGCACGCCGCCCTTGTTCAGCAGACCGCTGCGCGCATCAACCGGCCAGCCGGTGAGCCGCTGGCTGCCGTTGACGATGTAACCGCTGCGATCGAGCTGGAACTGGCCGTTGCGGCTATAGCTGACATTGCCGGCCTGATCGACGACGCGATAGAAACCGTTGCCGGTGATCGCCAGATCAAGCGGATTGCTGGTGGTGCTGATGTTGCCCTGACCGAACTGCTGCGCCACCGAATCCAGCCGTGCGCCGATACCGGCGAGCGTGCCGGAATTGGCAAAGGTGGCGGCGTAGATATCGGCAAACTCCGCGCGCGAGCCCTTGAAGCCGACGGTGCTGGCGTTGGCAATATTGTTGCCGATCACGTCGAGATTCTTCGACGACGCATTCAGACCGCTCAAACCATGCTGAAAACCCATTTCTGCCTCCGGGGCCGGACTGGCCGGCCGATATCTGTTTTATCGAATCAACGCAGTTGTTTGATCTTGGCGAAATCGACGATAGAGCCGTCGGCCAGCTGCACCTTGGCGCCGGCGGCGGCCAGCGTGACGCTGGCGGCCTTCTGCCAGCCGAACACATCAATCGCCTGCTCCTTGCCCGACGCATCGATGCTGGCGGCCAGCACGTGGTACTGCCCTTCGGGCGCTTGCGAACCGTCGGCCAGCTTGCCGTCCCATTTCACGTTGACGTAACCGGTTTGCGATGCCGGAATATCCACTTTCTCGATCACGTTACCGGTGGCATCGACGATCGCCAGCTGGGTGCCCCTGTGGCCGACCGGCAGTTCCATCCCCAGATCGATGCCGTCCTTGCCCGGGTAGCTCAGCGTCTTCACCGGGGCCATCACATCCTTGCCGATCACCGATGCCGCCTGCAGCCCTTGCGAGCCGGACATCGCCGCCATCATCGACGCCATCGTCGCATTCAGATTCTGAATGCCGGTGACGGTATTGATCTGCGCCAGCTGCGAGGTGGTCTGGGCATTGTCCATCGGGTTCATCGGATCCTGATTCTGCATCTGCGTAATCAGCAACTTCAGAAAGCTCTGCTGCATATCGGCAGCGGTATCCTTGGCCTTGTCAGCTTTGGCGTTCAAGGCGCTGTAGTCGAAACCGCTGGTGGCATTGACGGCGGACATGGTTCGCTCCCCGGGAAATTAGATTTGGCCCAGCTGCAGGGTGCGCTGCAGCAGGGTCTTGGCGGTATTCATCACATCGGCGCTGGTCTGGTACGAGCGCGATGCGGAAATCATATTGGTCATTTCTTCGACCACATTCACATTGGGCATCGCCACGTAGCCATTGGCATCGGCCAGCGGGTTGGCCGGCTCGTACACCAGCTTCGGCGGCGACGGATCTTCGATCACGCCGGCGACGCGCACGCCCGGCGTCGTGGCGCTGCCGCCGGGCAGCGGCGCCACCTGGAACACCACCTGACGGGCGCGATACGGCTGGCCGTTCGAGCTGGTGGCCGATTCGGCGTTGGCCAGATTGCTGGCAACGGCATTGAGTCGTTGCGACTGCGCCTTCATCGACGACGCGGCAATATCGAAAACCTGAAACAGCGACATGGCGAACCTTATTGGTTGCTAAGGACGGATTTCATCGACGAAATCCGGCTCTGCATGAATGTCAGCGCCGCCTGATAACGCAGGGTGTTGTCGGCGAACTGGCTCATTTCGTTGTCCATCTCGACGGTGTTGCCATCGATCGCGCCCTGCGCCGGCACGCGGTAGCCAAGTTGCGGTGCAAACGGATCAACCGTGGTGCTCGACTGCAGATGGCGCGCATCGGTCTGCTTCATCGCAGGCTGCGCGACGCCGCCCAGTGCCGCCTTGAACGCGGCGCCAAAATCGAAATCGCGCGCCTTGTAGTTCGGCGTATCGGCATTGGCGATATTGGCGGCAAGCACCTGCTGGCGTTCGCTGCGAAGCCTGAGCGCGGTTTCCTGCGGGCGGAAGTAATCGTCGATGCGTCCGAGCATGCGTTTTGCCGGGTGGTCAATCAGAGAACACTTAATAAGCAGGAAGCGTGCCACCCAGCGAAGCGAGCCCAAAGCAAATAAAAACAAGGCCCGGCAACAATGGCCGGGCCTGGTGGCAAGACGATGGCGGCAAGTTTTGCCGCCGTACTGCCGGATCAATGCAATTTGCGCTGCGGGCAGGTATCGCACGGCTGGGTAGCGCAGTGGCCGAGCTTGTCGAGTGTTTGCGAAAGCGAACAGACCGAACGACGGCACGCAACGAAACGGATGTTCTCTTCGTTCGCCATCTCGCGGTAATGGCGCATGACGTTATGACCAAGGAAATCGGTGAAAAGAATGATCAGATCCACCCCCTTGAGGCTGGCTGGCTTGCGTTGATGCGCGGCATGGCGGCCTGACACGTGCTTGTGGATCGTGATGCCGTAACGGGTAAGCAGATCGGGGATGTTGCCGAGCACGTCGGCGCCTACCAGGTAAGCGTTCATGAAGGGTTCTTCCTTGTATGATGATATTTGATCCGGCTTTTGCCGCCGGTGGATCTCATTCAAACATAAATGAGATTCATTATCAATAACAAGCTGTGATGCTTTCGGCTGCCTGCCCGATAAACGGTTCTCACCTCATTTAGCCCCGACTCCCATGCGCCTGCTCGCCCTCCTCTGCCTGCTCTGCCTATCCCTCGTCGCCCATGCCAACGATGCATCGGCACCCGCGGTCAGCAACGATGCCACCTTGATACTGAACAACCGTGTCATCGCCACGTTCCGCAGCAATCTGCTCGGATCGACGCCGCAGCAGCGGCAAGAGGCCGCCGAGAAGCGCATCCGCCGCCTGCTGGGCGACGCCACACCGCTGAAGCTCGAATCACGGACCAATGCCGAAGGCGGCGCGTTGCTGTACGACGGCAACCCGTTGTTCTTCGTCAGCAACGCCGATGTCGACACGCTGTCGGGCGAAACGCTGAGCGGCAATCTCGACCACTCGAAGGCGACGCTGACCGAGCTGTTCAACGACAGCCGCGGCTTCAACCAGCCGCAAGAGTGGCTGTTCGCGGTCGCCAAGGCCGCGGCGGCGACGCTGGTCTTCGCACTGGGACTGTGGCTGCTGAACCGGCTGTGGCTGCTCTGGAACAAGCTGTTGCGCTTCGTGCTCGCACGGCTGATCCACAAGCTGCGCGACGTGCGCAACGTCGTGCCGGTCCGGCTGATCAAGCTGAGCCTGCGCCTTCTCGGTTATCTGGTGTTCTGGCCCAGCGCGCTGGCGCTCGGCTATGTATGGCTGTCATTCGTGCTGCGCTGCTTCCCATACACGCGCATCTGGGGTGAACAGCTCGACGCCGCCGTGCTCAGTCTGCTGGCCAGGTTCGCGGTCGCCATCCTCTCGGCGCTGCCCAGCCTCGGGATCATCGTCTTTATCCTGCTGCTGACCCGCTGGTCCGTGCACGGCATCAACTATCTGTTCAAGCAGGTCGAATCGGGCCGGGTGCAGCTCGGCTTCTTCGATGCCGATACCGCCGCCACCACGCGCAAGCTGCTGTCGGTCGCCGCGTGGCTGTTCGCGGTGGCGATGATCTACCCGTATTTACCCGGCGCGAACACCGACGCGTTCAAGGGCTTGAGCGTGATCGTCGGCCTGATGGTGTCGCTGGGTGCATCCAGCGTCGTCGGCCAGTTCGCCTCGGGGCTGATCCTGATCTACTCGCGCTCGATCAAGGTCGGCGAGTACGTGCAGATCGGTGATGAGGAAGGCACGGTGATGGAAATCGGCATGTTCGCCACCAAGGTGCACACCAACCTGCGCGAAGAGGTCAGCATTCCGAATTCGGTGCTGGTGAGCCAGAGCGTGAAGAACTTCTCGCGGCTGGCGCGCGGCGGCGGCGTGATCTGCAAGATCGTCGTCACCATCGGCTACGACACGCCGTGGCGCCAGGTGCACGCGATGCTGCTTGAAGCCGCGCGCCGTACCCCGGGGCTACGGCAGGACCCGGCGTCGGTGGTCTACCAGACCGCGCTGTCGGATTTCTACGTCGAATACCATCTGCGCTTCGCCCTCGACGAACCACGGCTGCGGCTGCAGATCCTTTCCGAGCTCAACGGCAATGTGCAGGACGTGTTCAACGAGTACGGCGTGCAGATCATGTCGCCGAACTACGAGGCCGATTCGGAAACCCCCAAGCTGGTCAAACCGGAAGACTTTTATCTCGCGCCGGCGAAACGACCAGCTACGCTCTAGGCCCATCCGGATGAATCCGGCCAAAGTCGACCGCGCCCGCCTCCACCGGCTCGAAGACCTGCCGAACATCGGCAAGGCCTGCGCGGCCGACCTGCGGCTGATCGGCATCACCACGCCCGCGCAGCTGACCGGGCGCGACCCCTACGAACTCTACGATCTACTGTGCGTGGCAACGGCGACGCGGCAGGATCCGTGCATGATCGACGTGTTCGTCTCTATCGTCCGCTTCATGGACGGCGGGCCGTCGCAGCCGTGGTGGGCCTATACCGCCGAGCGCAAGGCCAGGCAGGCTGCACAGCGCCAGCCATCGGCACGGTAAAACCGCGGCGATACCCGTGCCGGGCGTGCTCAAGCTGTCGGGCGGCTTCGAGCGGCATAGGCCGGCCATCGTCGACTGGTTTGCCGCATACCCGCCCGCCGATACCTGCGACTGAGGTTCAGTCGAACGCGAGCACCACCTTGCCTTGATTGCGGTTCTGCACCACGTAGTCGTGCGCGGCTTGCGCGTCGCCGGCGGCGAACACGCGGTCGAGCGCGGGCTTGAGCGCGCCACGCACGATGTCCGGCAGGATGTGTTCGGCCACGGCCGCCGCCAGCCTGGCCTTGGCGTCGAGCGGCTGGCTGCGCAGCGCCGAGCCTTGCACGCGCTGACGCTTGACCAGCAGCAGGCCGACGTTGAGTTCGGCCTTCGTGCCGCGCAACAGACCGATGACGATGATGCTGCCATCGCGGTTCAAACACTGCTGGTCGCGGCCGAGGTAATCGCCGCCGACGGTTTCGAGGATCAGATCGGCGCCACCGGCGGCCTTCACTGCGGCAACGAAATCCTCGTCGTGATAATTGATCACCCGGTCGGCGCCCAGCGCCGTGCACCACGCGACCTTCTCGGCGCTGCCGGCCGTGGTCAGCACCTCGGCGCCAAAGCGCTTACCGAGCTGGATCGCCGCCGCGCCGATGCCGCTGGCGCCGGCGTGCACCAACAGACGCTGCCCCGCGCGCAGTTCGCCGAGTTCGACCAGATTGAGCCAGACGGTCATCCACACCTCGGGCAGGCTCGCCGCATCAAACCAGCTCAGCGCCGCGGGTTTGCGGATCGCCAGCGCAGCGTCGAGCACGCAGTACTCGGCGTAGCCACCACCGGGCACGAGGCCGAACACCGCATCGCCAATGGAAAAACCGGTGACATCGGTGCCCAGTGCGACCACCTCGCCGGCAATTTCCAGCCCGAGCACGGCCGACTCACCGGGCGCCGCCGGGTAGTTGCCGGCGGCTTGGACCAGATCGGCACGATTGATGCCGGCCGCACGCACGCGCACCAGCAACTGCCCCTCACCCGCCACCGGGCGCGGCTGCGTGCCCCAAACCAGCTTGGGATAGGCATCGGGCAATACGGCGTTCATGGTCTCGGCCATCTCGGCTCCTCGGGGCAGAATCAGGTTTCGGAGATCCCGGCCAACTGCTCTTCTACCGTTTGATGCGGCAGCGCGAGATATTCCTTCGATTGCATCTCGGTCAGCCGGCTGGCGGTACGGAAGAACTCGCTCGCCTGCACGCCTTCGGTATAGAGCGCGTCGACATCGACCGCAGCCGACAGGATCAGTTTGACGCGGTGATCGTAGAGCACGTCGACCAGCCAGGTCAGCCGTCGTGCCTGGTTCGACGTTTCCGCCCCCAGCTTGGGGATGTTGGCGACGATGACGGTGTGGT encodes:
- a CDS encoding flagellar basal body L-ring protein FlgH; protein product: MYLARVLSVIAAALLSACAVHPQVVSAPTTARPLPPVATQQNPGAIFQTTSSRMLFEERVGRYVGDILTVQIEENLSASNSSTSSANRDGSAKVGGSGDLPYFPGALSKFFDANVSMSTGNSFAGKGATNNSNTLRGTLAVTVIEVLPNGNLIVGGEKQIAVNGYQNAWRFTGVVNPYDIKAGNVVSSTRVADARIEQVGQGAIADANTVGWLQRLFLNVMPF
- the flgG gene encoding flagellar basal-body rod protein FlgG codes for the protein MIRSLWTAKTGMDAMQMNVDVISNNLANVNTNGFKRQRAVFEDLLYVNLRQPGASTSQQTQLPTGLQLGTGVKPVGTSRIFTQGNLQLTDGNLDMAINGQGFFQISLPDGNTAYTRDGSFQVDNQGNVVTASGYQMQPALQVPQGTTSLTIGKDGTVTAVVNNETSAPIQLGTIQIASFINQGGLQSIGDNLMLETASSGTANIGQPGSNGLGAINQGYVETSNVNVTEELVNLIEAQRAYEINSRAVKTSDEMLARLSNL
- the flgF gene encoding flagellar basal-body rod protein FlgF → MDRLIYTAMSGAKHTMLRQSTISNNLANTQTPGFRAELAAFRALPVIGGAALPTRAFVTEQTTGADFTPAPMMQTGRELDAAIDGTGWFAVQTGTGEAYTRNGSFEIDAAGLLKTRSGAIVLGENGPITIPENTRITIGPDGTVSGVSLDDATQNNDLGRLKLVNPDVAGLERGSDGLFRQRSGETAQAAAEVKLAGGMLEGSNVNPVSELVSMISAQRQYDIQVQLLQKANENARAAAQVMAFNA
- the flgE gene encoding flagellar hook protein FlgE; amino-acid sequence: MGFQHGLSGLNASSKNLDVIGNNIANASTVGFKGSRAEFADIYAATFANSGTLAGIGARLDSVAQQFGQGNISTTSNPLDLAITGNGFYRVVDQAGNVSYSRNGQFQLDRSGYIVNGSQRLTGWPVDARSGLLNKGGVPQPLQLTVGNVGASATGASGLANAGLAMITNLDGSKAIIDRAAPPAGTGPLNVQDPTTYSDATTSSVYDAQGVRHSLTYYFTKTATNQWEVQTSFDGANPVPATGTAGTQAYLYFDGNGKLDTTSNPTTNAASFTYTTALAAPNGATSPFTFPVTFAKSTQFGSAFGATYTQDGYADGTLTGISVDKTGVIVGSYSNSQTKVIGQVVLANFANAQGLQPIGDNRWAETFASGAPNVGDPGTSNLGSLQSSALEDSNIDLTGELVNLITAQRNYQANAKTISAQDTILQTLVNLG
- a CDS encoding flagellar hook assembly protein FlgD — its product is MSAVNATSGFDYSALNAKADKAKDTAADMQQSFLKLLITQMQNQDPMNPMDNAQTTSQLAQINTVTGIQNLNATMASMMAAMSGSQGLQAASVIGKDVMAPVKTLSYPGKDGIDLGMELPVGHRGTQLAIVDATGNVIEKVDIPASQTGYVNVKWDGKLADGSQAPEGQYHVLAASIDASGKEQAIDVFGWQKAASVTLAAAGAKVQLADGSIVDFAKIKQLR
- the flgC gene encoding flagellar basal body rod protein FlgC, which encodes MSLFQVFDIAASSMKAQSQRLNAVASNLANAESATSSNGQPYRARQVVFQVAPLPGGSATTPGVRVAGVIEDPSPPKLVYEPANPLADANGYVAMPNVNVVEEMTNMISASRSYQTSADVMNTAKTLLQRTLQLGQI
- the flgB gene encoding flagellar basal body rod protein FlgB — protein: MLGRIDDYFRPQETALRLRSERQQVLAANIANADTPNYKARDFDFGAAFKAALGGVAQPAMKQTDARHLQSSTTVDPFAPQLGYRVPAQGAIDGNTVEMDNEMSQFADNTLRYQAALTFMQSRISSMKSVLSNQ
- a CDS encoding DUF2325 domain-containing protein; amino-acid sequence: MNAYLVGADVLGNIPDLLTRYGITIHKHVSGRHAAHQRKPASLKGVDLIILFTDFLGHNVMRHYREMANEENIRFVACRRSVCSLSQTLDKLGHCATQPCDTCPQRKLH
- a CDS encoding mechanosensitive ion channel family protein is translated as MRLLALLCLLCLSLVAHANDASAPAVSNDATLILNNRVIATFRSNLLGSTPQQRQEAAEKRIRRLLGDATPLKLESRTNAEGGALLYDGNPLFFVSNADVDTLSGETLSGNLDHSKATLTELFNDSRGFNQPQEWLFAVAKAAAATLVFALGLWLLNRLWLLWNKLLRFVLARLIHKLRDVRNVVPVRLIKLSLRLLGYLVFWPSALALGYVWLSFVLRCFPYTRIWGEQLDAAVLSLLARFAVAILSALPSLGIIVFILLLTRWSVHGINYLFKQVESGRVQLGFFDADTAATTRKLLSVAAWLFAVAMIYPYLPGANTDAFKGLSVIVGLMVSLGASSVVGQFASGLILIYSRSIKVGEYVQIGDEEGTVMEIGMFATKVHTNLREEVSIPNSVLVSQSVKNFSRLARGGGVICKIVVTIGYDTPWRQVHAMLLEAARRTPGLRQDPASVVYQTALSDFYVEYHLRFALDEPRLRLQILSELNGNVQDVFNEYGVQIMSPNYEADSETPKLVKPEDFYLAPAKRPATL
- a CDS encoding helix-hairpin-helix domain-containing protein; translation: MNPAKVDRARLHRLEDLPNIGKACAADLRLIGITTPAQLTGRDPYELYDLLCVATATRQDPCMIDVFVSIVRFMDGGPSQPWWAYTAERKARQAAQRQPSAR
- a CDS encoding NAD(P)H-quinone oxidoreductase produces the protein MAETMNAVLPDAYPKLVWGTQPRPVAGEGQLLVRVRAAGINRADLVQAAGNYPAAPGESAVLGLEIAGEVVALGTDVTGFSIGDAVFGLVPGGGYAEYCVLDAALAIRKPAALSWFDAASLPEVWMTVWLNLVELGELRAGQRLLVHAGASGIGAAAIQLGKRFGAEVLTTAGSAEKVAWCTALGADRVINYHDEDFVAAVKAAGGADLILETVGGDYLGRDQQCLNRDGSIIVIGLLRGTKAELNVGLLLVKRQRVQGSALRSQPLDAKARLAAAVAEHILPDIVRGALKPALDRVFAAGDAQAAHDYVVQNRNQGKVVLAFD